In the Chitinophagales bacterium genome, one interval contains:
- the udk gene encoding uridine kinase, protein MVIGIAGGSGSGKTTVVKKIMNLFPKQDVILLSQDNYYKDISHLSAEVRKETNFDHPDSIEFSLLEEQIIQLLKGQSIVQPTYSYLTCARSEGKIIEPKKVIVVEGILLFTDTTLRKLFDVKIFVDAQADERLIRLIKRDTIERGRDAAEVLNRYEKTVRPMHDQFIEPTKKYADIIIPQGGHNQVAIKVLASMIKNKLSEN, encoded by the coding sequence ATGGTCATAGGTATAGCAGGAGGCTCAGGTTCAGGAAAAACAACCGTAGTCAAAAAAATTATGAATCTATTTCCAAAACAAGATGTCATCTTACTATCACAGGACAATTATTATAAAGATATCAGTCATTTGTCCGCAGAGGTTAGAAAAGAGACGAATTTTGACCATCCTGATTCTATAGAATTCTCTCTTCTAGAAGAACAAATTATTCAACTTCTTAAAGGGCAAAGCATTGTTCAACCAACATATTCCTATCTTACCTGCGCGCGCTCAGAAGGCAAAATTATCGAACCTAAAAAAGTAATCGTCGTAGAGGGTATTTTATTATTTACCGATACTACATTACGTAAATTATTTGATGTCAAAATATTTGTTGATGCGCAAGCAGACGAAAGACTCATACGACTAATCAAACGCGATACCATAGAGCGAGGACGAGACGCTGCAGAAGTCTTAAATAGGTATGAAAAAACAGTAAGACCTATGCATGACCAGTTTATAGAACCCACTAAGAAATATGCCGATATCATTATACCTCAAGGTGGACACAACCAAGTAGCCATAAAGGTTCTAGCTAGCATGATAAAAAATAAATTAAGTGAAAATTAA
- a CDS encoding NAD(P)-dependent oxidoreductase, giving the protein MNKKISFVTGANGFVGSHLVEYLISQGHEVHCLMRKSSDDKWLKDLDITIHRNGIEDIDFLRNVFTEHNANYIFHLAGTVKAFDYAGFEAGNVKPTRCILEASIGIDSIEKIIVTSSLAASRATKVGQPNDETCERLPLTDYGMSKVAEEDLAISYMDRLPISIIRPPVVYGERDVEVLLFFKTIKSHIIPLIGFSPKSVSLVYVGDLVKGFYQCAISEKSKNQTYFLGGNEDEYTWPRLGELSAQILKVSAIKLRVPHFVIFIVAYIYEFIANLFGRAVTFNTQKGREMVSESWSCTSQKAKNDFGYNPSMTVDAGFERTVKWYKEKGWL; this is encoded by the coding sequence ATGAATAAGAAAATTTCATTTGTCACAGGAGCCAATGGATTTGTAGGTTCTCATCTGGTAGAATATCTAATAAGCCAAGGTCATGAAGTGCATTGCCTCATGCGAAAATCTAGCGATGATAAATGGCTCAAAGATTTAGATATAACTATTCATAGAAATGGTATTGAAGATATTGATTTCTTACGAAACGTATTTACTGAACATAATGCAAACTATATTTTTCATCTAGCTGGAACAGTCAAGGCATTTGATTATGCAGGTTTTGAGGCAGGTAATGTCAAACCCACTCGTTGTATTTTAGAAGCAAGTATAGGAATTGATAGTATTGAAAAAATTATTGTGACATCAAGTTTGGCTGCATCCAGAGCTACGAAAGTAGGTCAACCTAATGATGAAACTTGCGAACGTCTTCCTCTCACAGACTATGGTATGAGTAAAGTAGCGGAAGAAGACCTAGCTATTTCCTATATGGATAGATTACCTATCAGTATTATTCGTCCTCCAGTCGTATATGGTGAGCGTGACGTTGAAGTCCTCTTATTTTTCAAAACTATCAAATCACATATTATTCCATTAATCGGCTTTTCACCCAAGTCGGTCTCCTTGGTCTATGTAGGAGATTTAGTTAAAGGATTTTACCAATGTGCCATTTCTGAAAAATCAAAAAATCAAACCTATTTTCTAGGGGGTAATGAGGATGAATATACTTGGCCACGCCTAGGAGAGCTATCAGCCCAGATTCTGAAGGTCTCAGCCATCAAGCTAAGAGTGCCGCATTTTGTAATTTTCATAGTGGCTTATATTTATGAATTTATCGCCAATCTTTTTGGGAGAGCAGTAACCTTCAATACTCAAAAAGGTCGTGAGATGGTTAGCGAATCATGGAGTTGTACCAGCCAAAAAGCTAAGAATGACTTCGGCTATAATCCCTCAATGACAGTCGATGCAGGATTTGAACGGACGGTTAAGTGGTATAAGGAGAAGGGGTGGTTGTGA
- a CDS encoding BamA/TamA family outer membrane protein produces the protein MTTQFIQTIYKVTTLAFNSSEIFKLVTISILLLGYSCNIYKQIPEKSSVLVSNQIELKGQEKDIINDLFYKDEIYKIPVQKPNKKIFGIPVSQHIWAFYNKHKVTKFSQFMKTKVGKAPVIFDSTKLERSRISLENYYFNIGYLDNYVKVSYQIKKKRAKVLYEVVLGLPYKLRNIYLDTLTPIQKEIYSERKNSLLEKKEILNIDRLEKEIARMTFVANDKGYYNFTKDFVRYKFDTFQKTHEIDIYVKILEESDSTYFKKYKLDSIYVFINSSKEQANINTSSVNRLDNVLYVQSKDKRYNEVFLNRFINKTHDSFYSKGDINRTIQKLSELNNFKLINSSVRLENDTAKSLDLIYTLAPSPRRTISLEQSFYNSTLGFIGAQPTLKYLNRNLTKKADKLSLSLSGSVEFNAYLNQEKNFSGLISRTDLSILTNYSIEKFLLPKFLTNNRDYLFNRTFINSSYTYSKRLGFYDIHNIGTSLEFQWAKNKSTTFSYSPISFNAIIFPANSVSNEFKNTLSLNPFLKSSFNNSFIIGSSFWVSHLMPLGKQKLNSLSFRLNLETAGNTVFLIDKLVGLSKGENGVNFEGIDISQFFKSQFEVVKTTKITQLSSIHSRLKFGVAFPFGNSLKLPYIKQFFIGGPYSLRAFQPRTIGAGSHNPEANTLDSFPRDQTGNMVFEFNTEFRFHIVSFLKGALFIDGGNIWNSSRNFSQDDLGVFKLDEFYKQMYIGGGFGLRGDFNYFIMRFDVGIPMRVPYLTKNDWVIVDAKPFNPEWFRNNLVINFAIGYPF, from the coding sequence GTGACCACGCAATTCATTCAAACAATATACAAAGTAACTACATTGGCCTTTAATTCTTCTGAAATTTTTAAATTAGTTACAATCAGTATATTGCTGCTAGGCTATTCCTGCAATATATATAAGCAAATACCTGAAAAAAGCTCAGTACTCGTATCAAACCAGATTGAATTAAAAGGTCAAGAAAAGGATATTATCAATGACCTTTTTTACAAAGATGAGATTTATAAAATTCCTGTTCAAAAGCCAAATAAAAAGATATTCGGCATACCTGTATCTCAGCATATATGGGCGTTTTATAACAAACATAAAGTGACTAAGTTTTCTCAGTTTATGAAGACCAAAGTAGGTAAGGCTCCAGTAATTTTTGATTCTACTAAATTAGAGAGAAGTCGTATTTCATTGGAGAACTATTATTTCAATATTGGATATCTTGATAATTATGTGAAGGTTAGTTATCAAATAAAGAAGAAAAGAGCAAAGGTATTGTATGAAGTAGTATTAGGATTGCCATATAAATTGAGAAATATTTATCTGGATACATTGACGCCTATTCAAAAAGAAATTTACAGTGAACGAAAAAATAGTTTGCTTGAAAAGAAAGAAATCCTAAATATAGATAGGTTAGAAAAAGAAATAGCACGAATGACATTTGTAGCAAACGATAAAGGATATTATAATTTCACCAAAGATTTTGTTAGATATAAATTTGATACTTTTCAAAAAACTCATGAGATTGATATCTATGTTAAAATATTAGAGGAGAGTGATTCTACTTACTTTAAAAAGTACAAACTAGATAGTATTTATGTTTTCATCAATTCTTCCAAGGAGCAGGCTAATATCAATACGAGTAGTGTTAATAGACTAGACAATGTGCTTTATGTTCAATCAAAAGATAAGAGATATAATGAAGTATTTCTAAACAGGTTTATAAATAAGACACATGACAGTTTTTATTCGAAAGGAGACATTAATAGAACTATTCAAAAGTTGTCAGAGCTCAATAATTTTAAACTTATAAATTCATCCGTTAGGCTAGAAAATGATACAGCAAAATCCTTAGATCTTATATATACTTTAGCTCCTAGTCCGCGTAGAACTATTTCTCTTGAACAAAGTTTCTATAATTCTACCCTTGGGTTTATTGGAGCTCAGCCTACCTTGAAATATCTTAATAGGAATTTAACTAAAAAAGCAGATAAATTGAGTTTGTCCCTTTCTGGTTCTGTGGAATTTAACGCCTATTTAAATCAGGAAAAAAATTTTTCTGGATTAATCTCACGAACAGATTTATCTATTTTAACAAACTATTCGATTGAGAAGTTTTTATTGCCAAAATTCTTGACAAACAATAGAGATTATTTATTCAATAGAACATTCATAAATTCGAGTTATACCTATAGCAAAAGGCTCGGTTTTTATGATATTCATAATATTGGAACAAGTTTAGAATTTCAATGGGCAAAAAACAAAAGTACAACTTTTAGTTATTCTCCGATTTCGTTTAATGCCATTATTTTTCCTGCCAACTCCGTATCTAATGAGTTTAAAAATACTTTGAGTTTAAATCCCTTTTTGAAGTCCTCATTTAATAATTCATTCATCATTGGTTCATCATTTTGGGTGAGTCATTTAATGCCATTAGGTAAGCAAAAACTAAATTCATTGAGTTTTAGACTCAATTTAGAAACCGCAGGTAATACCGTATTTTTAATAGATAAGTTAGTAGGATTGTCAAAAGGTGAGAATGGAGTAAATTTTGAGGGGATAGATATTTCACAATTTTTTAAATCGCAGTTTGAAGTAGTTAAAACGACTAAAATAACTCAGTTATCTTCTATTCATAGTCGCTTGAAATTTGGTGTAGCCTTTCCATTTGGCAATTCATTAAAGCTCCCTTATATTAAACAATTCTTTATAGGTGGACCCTATTCGCTTCGCGCATTTCAACCGAGAACCATAGGGGCAGGAAGTCATAATCCTGAAGCTAATACCCTAGATAGTTTTCCTCGCGACCAAACGGGAAATATGGTCTTTGAGTTTAATACAGAATTCAGATTTCACATTGTAAGTTTTCTAAAAGGTGCCTTATTTATTGATGGTGGAAATATCTGGAATTCTTCTCGCAATTTTAGTCAAGATGATTTAGGGGTTTTCAAGCTGGATGAATTTTATAAACAAATGTATATTGGAGGGGGCTTCGGGCTAAGAGGAGATTTTAATTACTTCATCATGCGATTTGATGTTGGAATACCAATGAGAGTCCCATATCTAACCAAGAACGATTGGGTAATAGTAGATGCCAAACCTTTCAATCCGGAATGGTTCAGGAATAATTTGGTTATCAATTTTGCTATAGGGTATCCATTTTAA
- a CDS encoding RNA methyltransferase, with the protein MVTNLQIKFIKSLHLKKNRLEYGQYTCEGEKIVHELINHKTEAIEAIYASEAWVLEHSSLNLKIIPASSKDLERMSQHAAVPSVIALVNIPEINIFHLKKQKFYLYLDQITDPGNLGTIIRTADWYGHKQIFVSPNSVDLYNPKVIQSAMGSHFRVECKEFEFNQLIQKYKFKNILATSLNGNAINSFSSIEESLIVMGSESHGVSKEIFEKSTSQLTIPSFGQTESLNVAVATGIILHHFTTNS; encoded by the coding sequence GTGGTCACAAATTTACAAATTAAATTTATTAAGTCTCTACATCTTAAGAAAAATAGATTAGAATATGGTCAATACACCTGTGAAGGAGAGAAAATAGTTCATGAGCTCATCAACCATAAAACTGAAGCGATAGAAGCTATTTATGCCAGTGAAGCTTGGGTTCTAGAGCATTCATCATTAAATCTGAAAATCATACCTGCTTCTTCTAAAGATTTAGAACGAATGAGTCAGCATGCTGCGGTCCCATCGGTCATAGCACTTGTTAATATTCCCGAAATAAATATATTTCACTTAAAAAAACAGAAGTTTTACCTGTATCTGGATCAAATTACCGACCCAGGAAATCTTGGCACCATTATTCGAACTGCTGACTGGTATGGACACAAGCAAATATTCGTGTCTCCTAATAGTGTCGATTTATACAATCCTAAGGTTATACAATCAGCTATGGGATCCCATTTTCGGGTTGAATGTAAAGAATTTGAATTCAATCAGTTAATTCAGAAATATAAATTTAAAAATATACTAGCTACTTCCTTGAATGGTAATGCTATAAATAGCTTTTCTAGCATTGAAGAAAGCCTAATAGTAATGGGTAGTGAATCACATGGGGTTTCTAAGGAGATATTTGAAAAAAGTACTTCACAATTAACTATACCTAGCTTTGGACAAACGGAATCACTCAATGTAGCTGTGGCTACTGGGATAATCCTTCATCATTTCACAACGAATTCTTAA